The Paenibacillus sp. RUD330 genome has a segment encoding these proteins:
- a CDS encoding response regulator transcription factor encodes MRPHIVVVDDDEKITSMLRRSLAFEGYEVTTAGNGLEGLKALLGADPQLLILDVMMPQVDGWEVCRRVREGGSAVPILMLTAKDDIHDRVKGLDLGADDYLVKPFALEELLARVRALLRRKPDKLEEPGNRLSFENLILDLDSREAMRGGRRIELTAKEFDLLHLFMQNPKRVLTRDSIMDKIWGYDYSGESNVLEVYIAMLRQKTEDAGTDSRLIQTVRGTGYVLRGGVS; translated from the coding sequence ATGAGACCGCATATCGTGGTGGTAGACGATGATGAGAAGATTACATCCATGCTGCGCCGCAGCCTGGCGTTCGAGGGATACGAGGTCACGACGGCCGGCAACGGGCTGGAAGGACTCAAGGCTCTGCTCGGAGCCGATCCGCAGCTGCTGATCCTGGACGTCATGATGCCGCAGGTGGACGGCTGGGAAGTATGCAGGCGCGTCAGGGAAGGCGGCAGCGCCGTGCCGATCCTGATGCTGACCGCCAAGGACGATATCCATGACCGCGTGAAGGGGCTCGATCTCGGCGCGGACGATTATCTGGTGAAGCCGTTCGCGCTCGAGGAGCTGCTGGCGCGGGTGCGCGCGCTGCTGCGCCGCAAGCCGGACAAGCTGGAGGAGCCGGGCAACCGGCTGTCCTTCGAGAATCTCATTCTCGACCTGGATTCCCGCGAGGCGATGCGCGGCGGACGCCGCATCGAGCTGACCGCCAAGGAATTCGACCTGCTCCATCTGTTCATGCAGAATCCGAAGCGCGTCCTTACCCGAGACTCCATCATGGACAAGATCTGGGGCTACGATTACAGCGGGGAGTCGAACGTGCTTGAAGTCTATATCGCCATGCTGCGGCAGAAAACCGAGGATGCCGGTACGGACAGCCGCCTGATCCAGACGGTCCGTGGCACCGGTTACGTCCTCCGCGGAGGAGTGAGCTAG
- a CDS encoding trypsin-like peptidase domain-containing protein, whose translation MEDNRNGNGRFDGFWDEESKKNEERAKQDSPDSSGGERQEGSSYYYSYGPFRQGQPDRQEPRREGQPSGSYGASEERPQEGQSREVVVTPPRQLRPFVPASNAGKGEWQTGGGSGGKRRGGGFRTAAVSFLAGVIAVGGLMWASDENDWFTKGQALSSSGVVSGQGDNTATASKVSTAADTTRPMNISQISEKASPAVVLITTYSSASSSYGGGLDSDPFFRQFFGDQFGGGGSSRGQQGGELQETGLGSGFFFEKDGYILTNQHVIDGAQQIKVKVQGTTKELEAKLLGARKDLDLAVLKVEPQDGKDFPTLPLGDSEASSIGDWLVAIGNPNGFDHSVTVGVLSARERTIQVASESGGTARNYQHLLQTDASINPGNSGGPLINMNGEVIGINTAISADSQGIGFAIPTSTIKEVVDQLKAGQSSAPSPFIGATLADITDQMKQELGLSSTEGSIVRETTFNAPAYKAGLQQYDVITGMDGTKYKTKEDLIAVIQKKKVGDKVTMNVIRNGKTMDITIEIGDKSKYNVE comes from the coding sequence ATGGAAGACAATCGCAATGGCAACGGCCGCTTCGACGGATTCTGGGACGAAGAGAGCAAGAAGAACGAGGAACGCGCCAAACAGGATTCGCCGGACAGCTCCGGCGGCGAGCGCCAGGAAGGCTCCTCTTATTACTATTCCTACGGCCCCTTCCGCCAAGGACAGCCCGATCGGCAGGAGCCGCGCCGGGAAGGGCAGCCTTCCGGAAGCTACGGCGCTTCCGAGGAGCGCCCGCAGGAGGGCCAATCGCGCGAGGTCGTCGTGACGCCTCCACGCCAGCTCCGTCCGTTCGTGCCGGCTTCGAATGCAGGCAAGGGCGAGTGGCAGACCGGCGGCGGAAGCGGCGGCAAGCGGCGCGGAGGAGGCTTCCGCACCGCGGCCGTATCCTTCCTCGCGGGCGTGATCGCGGTCGGCGGCCTGATGTGGGCGTCGGATGAGAACGATTGGTTCACGAAGGGACAGGCGCTGAGCTCTTCCGGCGTCGTATCGGGCCAGGGCGACAACACCGCGACCGCCAGCAAGGTTTCTACGGCGGCCGACACGACCCGTCCGATGAACATCTCGCAGATATCGGAGAAGGCTTCGCCTGCGGTCGTGCTGATCACGACCTACAGCAGCGCCAGCAGCTCTTATGGCGGCGGCCTCGACAGCGATCCGTTCTTCCGCCAGTTCTTCGGCGACCAGTTCGGAGGCGGCGGCAGCAGCCGCGGCCAGCAGGGCGGCGAGCTGCAGGAAACGGGGCTCGGCTCCGGATTCTTCTTTGAGAAAGACGGCTATATCCTGACGAACCAGCACGTCATCGACGGCGCGCAGCAGATCAAGGTGAAGGTTCAGGGCACGACCAAGGAGCTGGAAGCGAAGCTGCTCGGAGCGCGCAAGGATCTCGACCTCGCCGTGCTCAAGGTAGAGCCGCAGGACGGCAAGGACTTCCCGACGCTGCCGCTCGGCGACTCCGAAGCCAGCAGCATCGGCGACTGGCTCGTCGCCATCGGCAACCCGAACGGCTTCGACCATTCCGTAACGGTCGGCGTGCTGAGCGCCCGCGAGCGTACGATCCAGGTCGCTTCGGAATCCGGCGGCACCGCACGCAACTACCAGCATCTGCTGCAGACGGACGCCTCCATCAACCCCGGCAACTCCGGCGGTCCGCTGATCAATATGAACGGCGAAGTCATCGGCATCAATACCGCCATCAGCGCGGACTCGCAGGGCATCGGCTTCGCGATTCCGACGAGCACGATCAAGGAAGTCGTGGATCAGCTGAAGGCCGGCCAAAGCTCGGCTCCAAGTCCGTTCATCGGCGCGACGCTGGCTGACATCACGGACCAGATGAAGCAGGAGCTCGGCCTCAGCAGCACGGAAGGCTCCATCGTCCGGGAAACGACGTTCAATGCTCCGGCCTACAAGGCGGGCCTGCAGCAATATGACGTCATCACCGGCATGGACGGAACGAAATACAAAACGAAGGAAGACCTGATCGCGGTCATCCAGAAGAAAAAAGTCGGCGACAAGGTGACGATGAACGTCATCCGCAACGGCAAGACGATGGACATCACGATCGAAATCGGGGACAAGAGCAAGTACAACGTCGAATGA
- a CDS encoding YugN family protein yields the protein MIEIASPLESTEHDFVQIKRVLDKQGFVLGGNWDYGNGSFDLNLDEKNKVWLRLPFDVLRGNVDDQTEDNDASIKLTTPYVLRHLYREGNDPEAKMRTVGALFDQFQAPVDPDADVAPEWVEKAKQVLDDAEAQLNVPR from the coding sequence ATGATTGAGATTGCATCCCCATTGGAATCGACCGAGCATGACTTCGTACAGATCAAGCGCGTGCTGGATAAGCAGGGCTTCGTGCTGGGAGGCAACTGGGATTACGGCAACGGGTCCTTCGACTTGAATCTGGACGAAAAGAACAAGGTATGGCTGCGCTTGCCGTTCGACGTGCTGCGCGGCAACGTGGACGACCAGACGGAGGACAACGACGCCTCCATCAAGCTGACGACTCCGTACGTGCTTCGCCATCTGTACCGGGAAGGCAACGATCCGGAAGCGAAGATGCGCACGGTAGGCGCGCTGTTCGACCAGTTCCAGGCGCCCGTCGACCCCGATGCCGACGTCGCTCCGGAATGGGTGGAGAAAGCCAAGCAGGTGCTTGACGACGCCGAGGCGCAGCTCAACGTTCCCCGCTGA
- a CDS encoding response regulator transcription factor — protein sequence MTGTECCRIMIVDDHDMVRTGLRTYLMLEPKFEVVSEAGSGEEALRLLDGMEELPHLVLMDLMMPGIDGVEATRRITENFPSVKVVLLTSFLEDEKVVAAVEAGAVSYVLKTVSSEELIYALSGALRGMPVMTADVSQALTRGLRQRSAQIVDEGLTEREKEVLLLVAEGQANKEIAEELHISIKTVKTHVSNLLMKCEVDDRTQLAVYAHRKGWVKS from the coding sequence CTGCCGGATCATGATCGTGGACGACCATGACATGGTCCGTACCGGACTGAGGACTTATTTGATGCTGGAGCCCAAATTCGAGGTGGTCTCGGAAGCGGGCAGCGGCGAGGAAGCGCTGCGCCTGCTTGACGGCATGGAGGAGCTTCCCCATCTCGTCCTGATGGACCTGATGATGCCGGGCATAGACGGCGTAGAGGCGACGCGCCGCATCACGGAGAATTTTCCGTCCGTAAAAGTCGTGCTCCTGACCAGCTTCCTGGAGGATGAGAAGGTCGTCGCGGCCGTCGAGGCCGGAGCAGTCAGCTACGTGCTCAAGACGGTCAGCTCCGAGGAGCTGATCTACGCGCTCAGCGGCGCGCTGCGGGGCATGCCCGTCATGACGGCGGATGTCTCGCAGGCGCTCACCCGCGGGCTTCGCCAGCGCTCCGCGCAGATCGTCGACGAGGGCTTGACGGAGCGGGAGAAGGAAGTGCTGCTTCTGGTCGCGGAAGGCCAGGCCAACAAGGAAATCGCCGAAGAGCTTCATATCAGCATCAAAACGGTTAAGACACATGTAAGCAACCTGCTGATGAAATGCGAGGTCGATGACCGGACGCAGCTGGCGGTCTATGCGCATCGCAAAGGATGGGTCAAATCCTGA